In Pedobacter sp. WC2423, the following are encoded in one genomic region:
- a CDS encoding LytR/AlgR family response regulator transcription factor has product MSVIQTKGISCLLLEDDPAALDFIKQTLKINYPELDIYPCNNLAEADLSFKQQQQTLFILDVNLPDGNCFDWLKATTEKTTVKFSVIFITAFAGYAIQAFRFSAIDFLLKPYLPAALIVAVDNALRNINDSQYHKQLETFFYNHNQQAKQAKKIVLKTLEEIFVIQIADILALEADNSYTRFRLQNGTCILVSQPIKEYDNQLTPLGFMRVHQSYLINLQYIRTFKKKNNFLVLEGDLEIPVSQHKKINLMSYLNNL; this is encoded by the coding sequence GCACTTGATTTCATCAAGCAAACCCTGAAAATAAACTATCCTGAACTGGATATATATCCATGCAACAATCTTGCAGAGGCTGATTTGTCCTTTAAACAACAGCAGCAAACACTATTTATTCTCGATGTAAACTTACCCGATGGCAATTGTTTTGACTGGCTGAAGGCAACTACAGAAAAAACAACTGTGAAATTCAGCGTAATTTTTATTACCGCCTTTGCAGGGTATGCCATACAGGCTTTCCGGTTCAGTGCGATAGACTTTTTATTAAAACCCTACCTGCCAGCCGCTCTGATAGTTGCAGTAGATAATGCGCTCAGAAACATTAATGACAGCCAATACCATAAACAGCTTGAAACCTTTTTCTATAATCACAATCAGCAAGCAAAACAAGCAAAAAAAATAGTTTTGAAGACCCTTGAAGAGATCTTTGTAATCCAGATTGCAGATATTCTGGCCCTGGAGGCAGACAACAGTTATACCCGCTTCAGACTGCAGAATGGAACTTGCATACTGGTTTCACAGCCTATCAAAGAATACGATAATCAGCTTACTCCACTGGGATTTATGCGTGTTCACCAGTCTTATCTGATCAATCTCCAGTACATAAGGACATTCAAAAAGAAGAACAATTTCCTGGTTCTGGAAGGCGATTTAGAAATTCCTGTGTCTCAACATAAAAAGATAAATTTAATGAGTTACTTAAATAATTTATAG